The DNA segment GCAATCGCCGACCGAAAGCCAGAACAATCACAGACTGATCCGCACCATCGTGCACCGACGGCCGAAAGCCTTGCCGCGGAGCTGTCCCAATCAGACTCAACCCTTTCCGGGGTCCAGTTTGAGAAGGCGCTGCAAACCTGCAGCAACGTGGTGCACGAAGCCGAGGTAGACCGGAAGCTGAAGGAGATCGGAGCCGCCACGCCCATCCTGCCGTCGGAGATCGGGACGGATTTTAACTTCAAGCGGGAAATCGTTTGGAAAAATGTGGTCGGCTTTCTGCTGCTTCACATCTGCGGCTGGGTTGGATTACATCTGGCTTTCTGGCGATACTGTGACTATCGTACGACACTATACAGTACGTACCCGGCGAGACTATTGTGGGTGTATATTTCGGTGCGCATTAATATCACAACAACTGCTTCTTGCGTTTTACTCCACCTACAGCACTTTGGCTGATGTACGCCTCTGGACAGGGTGTCACGATGGGTGCACATCGACTCTGGTCTCACCGGGCGTTCAAGGCGAAGCTCTGGCTGAGGATCATCCTGCTGTGGATGCATACACTGGCCGGACAGAACTGCCTGTACGTGTGGGTTCGTGACCACCGACAGCACCACAAGTTCTCGGACACGGACGCCGATCCGCACAACGCAAACCGTGGATTCTTTTTCTCGCACATTGGATGGCTTCTCTCTAAGAAACACCCGAAGGTAAGCTATGCGTAAAACAGTGCTGAGAGGAGGCGGAGATCGAGATTGTTGAAAAGCTCCATGGAAGCTGCTGGTTGGACGTATGTGGATTTTAACTAATCAGAACAAACATCATTTCTAATACTTGCCACAGGTGATTGAGTACGGCAAGAAGATCGACATGTCCGATTTAGAAGCCGATCCGCTGATCATGTTCCAAAAGGAGTAAGTAACCGCTTGTATCCTCTCGTAGTTCCAAACTACTACATATTTACAGGTCCCCAGCACGTGACAGCGCTTGCCAGCGTTCACGGTCATCGCTCATAATGAGATGCACCTAACCTTCACACAGGTGTCCATCGATCAATTACTGTTGTGAGGCTGGAGTGCCCGCCTCTCTAATGAAGTTTCGGTGCGCAATTGAAGCCATCATCGTAACGAAAGTGCCGGCCAGCATCAACATCGTGGTGAAAGAGCCGACCTCCAGTGCGGGCGCTCAGTGCGCCGTGCGTGTGCCACCGCCTTGAGCGACTGACATGGCTGGCTATTTCATTATTCGACGGCCGTTGTTAATGACCGTGTCCAGCGTGCAGCCATTTTCGGCACGGGTTGTCCAAGCCCCGGTGAGATCGTTGACATTTGCGCAGCGATGGAGATGTGTACCACCACCCTCTTTGAATTCTGCTGGCGACCTTgctgtcttgttttttttctactccaGTAACCGAAATGTGTGCATTCAAACACTTTATCTCACAGTTGCCAGCCTGAAGTGCATTTTGCCATGACGCTTTGCTAGTAGTGGGGGTAGCAGTTGATGAACAACTCACCCGAGTATAATCGATAGCGGTCGCCGATAGCTCCGTATCATCCACGCATGCGGGCTAGTCAAATGTTGCACCATATTTATTGCAAAGCTTTCTTCTTCCCTTGCCAGCGAGCTTGCTTAATATTGCTTTCATTAATGTTTTTGGGGGCCCAAATCTTACGAGACAACGAACCGTTACGAACGCACCCGTCAACACAGCCAGCGCTCGTAGTCGGAGTTCGTCGATTGCCTAATCTTTGCGTCGGTCGATGCCGGACCCTTACTAAAGTTATGCAGCGACCGCCATCCGCTCTATCGCCGCATGACGCTCGCAAGCTCGAAgagaaacaacagcaaaactcACCGAAAAAGCGAATAAAAACCGTCTAATagtgaagaaatgaaaaaagcgAGACGATAGGAAAGTAGGATCGAGCCGTGCAACATAAAATCTGCAGCTCGTTTGAATTTGCCAACGATTTTTGGCTATCGGTTACAAGGCTTCGGAAAGACATAAGCCATAGGATGTCGTTCGTCGTTCGGGCGGGCTTACAGCATCTAACGCGCTTGTGCAATAACATCGGactaataaaaaaaggttAGCGAACAGGAGCTTACcttggaaaatatttaaattgttttgttgaaaaatgtaCAACACATTTTTTAAACCACGTCACACCCGATGAGTCAAGATGGGACAGTGTTAGTTTCAGGTTTGGGATAGTCTTTGCGCCATATGATCATTCGCATAAATTCACTTTGCACAACATTTCTAGCCAACATTTTAGCATACCCGTTGGACATCGATCGGTTGGTCATTGGTTCGATTTGATACAACACGATTGCGCCATCCGGCAGTTTGAATGTAGACTACACTCAGAAAGGTTTTGTGATCGTGTCTATTGTCTCGTGTTTGGAGAGGATGGAAAAATGGTCAAATTTTGTGGCAagagaaagacacacacaaacaaagatTTGACCTTGCGACATTTAGCGCGTGCTGTCGTCCAGGGTTGAATATATGAATTCGTGAAGTAGAATAAATTTGAACGTTAGCTTGTTTTTGGCAGACCGTTAGTCGGTTGGTTGATTCGTGCAATTCATGATGAATCCTTCGCCCGTCATTCGCTTCATTGTGCAACGCATTGTTTCAGATGATGCACGGAAAACACGGAACAACTACATCCGCCACAAGCGCGTTGCGATATAGTGGAGAAGGTATAGAGTGAGTTGCAGAAttagtggggggggggggttgaggGGATGAAGGATTTCTTTATTTCCTGTTTTCATTCGAAAACAAGACACAAAAGTTGCGATTAATATAACTAATTTAGATCGACGCGATTACCCGATGCCGCCGGTTCTGACGTCGATGGTTTGTGGTGGAAAATCCTATCTCATTCTTAAATCTGGTGCGCTATGCCACGAAATGAAGTGTAGTGTAGAAAAAGGCTTGATGAAGCGTAACCATTGCGCGCCGATCATTTCCAGCATTCGGACAAACGCTGATTTTCAACAAACTTTAGCTGCTGTTCAACCAGGTTGAGCTGCTGTTGCGTTGTACGCATTGACGTACTGTGGCGAAAGGTGATTCTTTTCGGCAACGGCAACCAAAGTCAACCACCTGCAACACGTGGTTAAGCTGCGAGAAGGTTACCGCCCAAAAGCGAACAACATCGCTGGTGTGCCTTCGAGCCAGACAGCTGTAAGTAGTAATGATATCAAGCGTGTTAGCATGTCATCTTGATTGATGATCGATTGGTTAGTGTataaacattttcaattttaaaacacCATTACTGATCTTCTTCTTTCTGGCACAAGACACCCAAGATCACCAgctaaatgattttttttccaattcagCTTCTGTTCGATCGTTCGAGCGATTGTTTTCCGCGTCTAGACTGGAAAAAGGAGTTTCCGTATGTCTTTGTATGTCCGTAGGCGAGATTAATGTGatctcttggctttggctCTAAATGTAGATCTCACCCGAAATGCTGCGATCGTTGTAAGCGACCTTTGGATTtgatattgatttatttataagaGGCGTCCCCGAGGTCAACCTTGTTGGCAACGGTGATTGGCATCAACTGGTCGTTTGGAGTTCTTGTAGTGGATTTTTGAGCTTCGGAGCTATAGCTTAGAAGAGCGCCCTTCTGTAGTTGCCTCACAATGCATGCTGCAGTACATGCTTTAGACGCTCCTCACAAACGAGCGACAGGATCGACCGAGCAACGAAATATTTGTATGAAGAACCTTGGGCGACTTTTCGTCTATTGTAACATAGATTGACTCCCGTTCGGTGTCTTGCCAGGTGGAAACAAGGCCATGGCATGATTGATGGCGGTTTAATATCGATTTTGCgatcgtgtttttttactgtgtCACGCAGGTCGGTCTGATCGTTTTCCGGAGATTGTAGTGTATCCGCAGATACGCACGCATGCCATGTGCATTATATTTCAGCTAGATCGATTCACAATTCAAGCACTTTTGTGTATGGTAAATTGATAATAGGACATAGGGCCACCAATAActgcgctctctctctatctctctgtttttcttgcttttatCACGTGTGACTCGGTCCTTGACGCATAAGGTTTATTTTtctgaatgaatgaatgaaaaaatatgtgtCGGGCGCAGTGGGAGGGACACACCACGTTACGCAATCGCGTATTGGGGTGTTCAAGTGGACCTGGGGCAACactacacatgcacacaacaGATCTCACTTTTGTTCGGCTTGCATAAATTATTCCGGTTGTGAGATGAATAAGGCCGTTAGAGACGGCTTGGTTGAGGATTGAGGGTGTTGATTTAAATTCATCcatttgggttttgttttagtgtGCGTCCGGTTTAGAATTTTTGGCTGATATTTAGACTCAGCTGATGATCAGCCGGTTTTTGTTATCAACAGGACAGAAAAATAACCAAGCGATGCTTATACTCTATTGTATGTGGGTCAAGGATAGTAGAGTTTGGATCTAACTTAACACAAATATTTTTGATCATGCAAAACCGGATCatgcaaatatttgtttaaacgAAAACCGGATAGATCGAAGTTCTTTGTGTGATACCGAGTGAAACAGAAGACACTTCTGTACTAGACGCACACCATAGTGATGTTGAATGTTTAATgaattgaatgttttattttgatgttttttttttataagcgCGTAACGGTTGTCAGTACAAACTTTTGGTTACGTCTGACATCAAGACACGACTGTGTTGTCAAAAAAACGTGAAGGAAACGATCGTATATTATTTAGCGATCAGTAAATTACCAAACCTTTCTAATCGATGACAAAGACAGATCGTTTTGTGGATCAGTTAAAATCGGTTAGGAGCTTAATTTGGGAACgtgtgcaaaaaaacgaataaaaaaaaacaatattccaaatcaacaaaaaccaaaccttCAAATACTCTATGCCAGCCATTGCGATAGTTTGCAGTTCTTCAACGTTGAAAGGCGACGGAGTCAATTATGGGTAACCGTGGCGCACCCCAGCGCAATTTTCTGTTGCCGATCTGCTAATGTACGGTCAACCGATCAAAGAAAAGCGCACTTGCATCCGATCCTTGGCGATCGCTGAAGGCTACAAACAACACTCAATACAGAAGGTCAAATCTTTCATGCTTAGATACAACTCTTCTCGTTGGCCCACTGCTACACGGTCGAAGATGAAGTGATCGTTCCCCGCGCACCAAGAGTGGGTATTACCGTCCGCACGACTCATTTGGTGCCCCCGGGGCAGTGCGCGTAATTGAACTTCAATTCATGGTCAACGCCGTCGATCCGTGTGCATTCGTACTCAGATCAATACGCATCAGCATGTTGTAGAGCGGCTCATCATTGTGAGTATTTGCTTTTTGCCTCTGGCTTCCAAGCTTAATTGTGGCGTGTGAGGATGAGTTTGTGAGGCGGCTAGTAAGAAGCAGCGGAGCACACAAAGTGCCCTCTAAAGAGTTTTCTTTCATCTTGCAACTATCCACGTTATCCTTGACTGATCAAATCAATTTGACAGGGGAAGGATCCGAACAGAATCCAATATGCGTATAGTATGTATGCTTCATAGATGTTGCGCAATGGAACGGTCGGTAGCTAAACGCGACACGTGTTTCAGTGCGTGAAAGCACACCATCGGCAACGTGTTCATGATGGGTCTCCCGTGTCCTGTTCCACTGACCTGTCCGCAAACCACGTGTGAAGAAACGTTTAATGAATCGGTTAGCGGATTGTCATTAGTGTACAACCAATAATGCAGCGGTCAGCGCCCAGCGAGCTAGTTCTCGTTGGCAACTTTCTTATTGTAATCAAGCTACGGACCACATCAGTCCGTTGGCAATAATTATATCCACCGGTAAACCACGCTCCAGGGAGGAAGTCATCGATTCAAGGCCGCGAAACAATCGTTCTACGAACTGGTGGCACGACACATACAGGGCATGCATTAGGCGCGATAGGACTGGTTTACCTGGTTCCGTGGCCTCCGTGGGGAGCTAACAAGAAATGGTCCTAGATTAGTCGGAGGCAGTAATCATAGCTTTGAAGCGCCCCTTTTTTCCTGGTGCGGCATTGCAATGATGCTGTACAGATTGATCGACACGATTAGACATCGGTAAAAAAAACCGATGTATTGCTTTACTCTTGAtatgcaacagcagcagatcAGTGAAGATATAAAAACATCTCTAACGTTTTAGTTCCATGTACATCGGACAACTTCTTTAGATAAgctcattttttatgttatttaagTAATAAACAATCCTTAGTaatgttgtttgtgtgcattgtGGGAGTACGGTAACAGGATAGCAAGCTTTGTATACGACGAAACACTATCACTAACTAACTTTATTCATTTTCTACTTGCAGCCATTACAAACTTCTGTACACAATTTTTGCACTCTTCGGCCCCACGGCCATTCCGGTTTACTTCTGGGGAGAAAACCCGTGGTACGCACTATTCGTGGCGTTCTTCTTCCGCACTGTACTTAGCCTAAACGCGACATGGTCCGTGAACAGTGCAGCACACATGTTTGGAACTCGTCCTTACGACAAGTGAGTACTTTCAACGAGTCCGGTTCGGGTCTGGTTGTTTCTATGGCTGACTGATTTTGTTATTCTTGCTATTGCCCACGTGCAGGACCATGTGGCCGGTGGAGAACATGTTTGTATCATTCGTCGCTGTTGGTGAGGGCTGGCACAACTACCACCATGCCTTCCCGTGGGATTATCGTGCATCAGAGTACGGAACGCCGCTCAATCTTACCGGTACGCTTATTGATCTGTTGGCAAAGTTTGGCGCAGTGTACGATCGTAAAACGGCTACACCGAACATGGTGAGTAACAATGGGTGGTGCAAACATAACAGAGTTGTGTATAACTTATATATAACGGAATTTCAGGTTAAAAACCGTGTGATGCGTACTGGAGACAAGTCCCACCATACCTACGGTACCGATGAAGGCCGTAGTGCGTTTACGACGCTGTGGAACATCTGGAAGCATCCGTCCAATCCGACCTACAACTCGATCTACACGCCCAAACCGAAGATACTGCAATCGGATGGATACGCGCTCATTCCGGACGAACTGAAGCAGTCCGAACGGGACGAGGATATATTGTCGAAGGAGAACGAGGAACTGATGCGGCGCcagaaagaggaagaaaaccGCACCACGGAAGCTAACCAAATTTACAACAAGCTGTCAAAATACATCAAGGAGCAACAgcaatcggttccggaatcggtcgATGAGCTATTACTACAGCAGTCCAACAACAATGTCGATAAAACGGGGCACCCAATGCAGGGCAAGGCGGCACTCAACGTGGTCGACTGTAATGATAATGCGCTCGTGAAGCGGAAAGTGACCGTTGATGCTGCATCGTCCACTACAAGCCACTAGCAGAAAACGACAACCGGAGGACAATTACCGTTAGTCATGATTTCGTTCGCTTTAGTCGCCCAAAACGAGCATGCATCGGTTCGATCTCTACACGCATTGAAGCACTCGCCATCCATTGCTGATCGTGCCCGGGGAGCCGATGCTGCTCGTTCGgcaacaaatatttttaaacaccACAAACGCACACGTGGAGTCTGTAAGGCAGGCAATTCTTTAAGAGATGCTCAATGGATACCAAATGTACAGTGGACGCTCTCGGACCATTGCTACCTTTGCCTACCTCAATGTCAAAGGGCAACCAATTGCCGATACTTGTACTGGCTCTGCTATTTACATATATACACAGGAAACAAAAGTTGAAAAGTTGTGAAGTTTTGTACTGGCTCATCAAACATTGAAATCGTACGCGATAGTTATCGATAGTAATCACCATACTTTATCCTGaaagtgtttatgttttagtaTGAAGAGTTTAAGTCTCCCTCACGAATCATAGCAGTAGCCGATATCAACGCTGTGCATCCCTTTCTAAGATACCTTACAATGATAACGTTGTTTTATGATATTGCGTTTCACTATCTTTACCGTAAGCTAAGTAACACCGACTAAGAGAAGAACATATGTGCGGAATTTAAGTCGCAAAGTTCTTAACCTGTACAGGGAGACATCTCTTGTACAGATGTTTGAGGGGATTCTACTCTTTCTTTTTGGGGTGGGGTATACAAAGAaactgaaaataaaaaataaatataaaaaaaataagacaTGTTTTTTAACTGCTTAAATCTCAGTACTTACAAGAGCCCCACTCAAAAAACTAGGAACTAGTGGCGTCTCAacgccacaaatccactaaacgatcCCTCAACGGGGTTtgaacgactcaagctctcggCTTAAAGGCTTAAAGGATTCACTTAAAGTTCtaaaagacttcgtttagcagacgatAAACGACTGGCgcattttaaaaatagcaaacaatCTGATGGCACTGTCTGGTGATAGGTGAGATAACCAGCCGATGCAGATTTCCACGCTTTGATAGTTTTTCACATTACTGTTGTATGTGGTTTCATGTCAAAGGAACGATCAGGCggcaaactgatggtggcaacatcagcaacTCTACTAGTTCGGGTTGGCTCGTCCGTTTctatgcgtacaacatgggcAACTCatcggagcctggcgagcttgatacgctgcacgaccgTAAGGTCACCATATATCTCATATAGACCGTcgttatagcggctcctccattttCCTTTCACAAATACGGGGCCAAGAacccttctgagcatcttcctctcgattCCAAGCCCATAATATGCACGATATACAACGTACAATGCGTCTCCGAAtatcgctgctgatgtcgttgccGAAAGCAACGACTGTCCCAAGATTGCAGAATTAGTTAATTGTCTCGAtattgtcgccgtcaactaatacactaTTTTCCAGTTGATTTGAGTCTTCGACAAAGAGGTACTTCGTTTTCGTTGCATTGAatctcaatccaattcttgctgtATCGCGTTTGAGTCAGGTgtccgatgatgtcgatgtcatccgcgaaaccaagaaattggagagagtggtagaggatcgtgtcacggatgtcgttgtctaaCCCCTGATTTCCCCACATTTTTTCAATACGTGTTACAGACTAAACAGCTGGAGAATTGAATATCCTTCcttttggtgtacgataagccaTAAAGATCTAAAGCGACGAGGTAATTTTAAAGAGAAGACAGGAGAATCCGTCACCTTGCCTCAGTcccctgtgagattcgaacaGTTTCGACAACAAGTTAGATGTtttcaccttgcactgcaccccgtgCATCGTGGCCTCTAATAGCTGGATCAACTTCCCAGAAATGGTACCGCTGCATTATGGTCCATAGCTCATTCCGGTCTATGGTGTCGTAGACCGCTTTGAAGTCCATGAATAGGTGGCGCGTTGGGATCTGGCGCTCTCTGGCAATTTtggaggatctgccgtagTATGAAAATTTGGATGGTGGtggatttgcctccaacaaacctAGCTTGGTAGTTGCGCTAGGATCTGGTACAGGATCTTGAAGGTGGCATTGAGGACTCAGATGGCATGAAAATTCGAGCATTTCAGCCTCTCGCCCTTTTTGTAGACTGGGTTGAATGACACCCAGCTTCCACTCCTTCAGTATTTCTTCTTGCTTCCAGATTTTCACGATCATCACTTTTGAGCAGCGGTCGTACTCCCGCTCCTTTTCATTGCATGCAGTTTTTACGAAGGTGGCCTGCAATGCTTTTCCCCTAACCTCCAGTCTCGTTGTAGGGCCTACGCTCACTGGCTTTTTAGAGTCCTGCAGCGAGTCAAAACGGAAGAAGCCAGCGCAGCCCTTCGGGAAGACATACGCTGGGGGGAAGCCGCTCCTGGCATGAAGAACAGACGCTCCCAGGTAGAGTCATGAAGATCAATCATTTATTACCCTCTCAATTTAGCCATGCAacccatccgcccaaggggttgggtaTCCCCGTATACCCAAGCTTGGATAATTGAGAGACATGTTACCGTTCTGTACGACGGGGACGTATTGAGTAGGAGTAGGAGGTATGTCAACCTTCTAGAGGCTTCAAATCCACCCCCGTATCAGCGAGGTATTGCTACAACACTGCCAACAGAACAGAACCTATctaaatatgtatttttatcCACCCGTCAAATTTGCGGATGTCCGTAGAGATAGGTATATAAGAGACGCCCGTAAACCTAGTGCTAAGAACTGAATAATGCATACCATCTTTTCCATGCGctacagattaagcttaaacgaatggaaaatcaaatacccatagagaaaaaaaaaacgaaagctccatagctttattggtttgctcaatagatggcgtattcattatattgctgtccttttcttgcaatgtgttttgacaagtttcatctaatcatgacctatatagccttctaaagccgaaaatacacggaccggaatttcgcAGCCGCGGAATTCCGCATGCTGTCAAACCATTGTCCATGTCCATGTCAAACCATGTcatttgccgtctgctaaacgaagtctttctatattccgtttaggttgagagcttgagtcggttagaacccgtttagtggtcgtttagtggatttgtggcacttgggttttcctttttaaatAACGAATTGTCTAATGTAGGTTGCTAGGAGAACTTCATACAATCCGGCAAACTTAAATTCATCAAGAAGAGCTGAACATGACTTGGATCATCGGGAAACTGAGGAATCAAAAATTACCACGCCATCTTGAGATAATCTCAATGCAAGCTGTGATTGGTTGAAATCTCCCATGAGAATAAGTGATTCATCGGCATATTTTTCTCTCACACATCGAAGAGTGGAACAAATGTTATTCACGGTGTTTGTATCGTTGGAGAGATCCGGAGGAAAGTAAACACCACCGAAAACAAGTGAATGTGTAGGAGTATTCACTCGAATCCACACACTCTCGGTATTATTATAAAGAAGAGTATGGTAATGCCACGGTAGTTCTCGCAATCCAACCTGTCCCCTTTTTTGAAGAGTGGTACAACGACACCGGTCATCCATTCCTGGGGCAGTTCTTCCATCTCCCATACTTGGCCTATCACCATATGAAGCACTCGAGCTTAGCTCTCCCCCCGTGCTGGAAGAGCTCGCCAGAGAGGTGATCATCACCCGCAGCTCGGTTACTTTTAAGCTTCCGTATCACTTGCACGACTTCTTAAAGAGATGGAACCGGGTAATCATCATCGTGCACAGGTGCCGCAAGTGGTACTTCTGCATTCATTCTCCTATTCATGATGTCCCCATTTAGGTGCTCCTCGAAGTGCAGCATCCACCTTTCAACCACCTCGCCAGAGCTGGCGAGCAATCTACCATCCCAATCCCGGCATATCTCTATGGCAGGATCACTAGACCTACGTTCCTGGTTAACAAGCTCATAGAGCTTTCGGGTGTCACCAGACCGGTGGAGCTGCTCAAGGTCGTCAGAAGTACAATGCTCCTGAGATCTGTTTTTCCTACTGAAGACCGAAACAAGCCTATTCCTGGCAACCCTATACTGCTCCACATTGGCTCTCGATACAGCATGGAGCATTCTACCCCAGGCAAATTTCTTCTGGTCTGCGAACAGCTGACACTCCGCATCAAATCAGTCTGATGTTCGTGACCTCATTCTAGTGCCCAGACTGCTGGAGGCTGAGCTTTCCAGAGGCAAGGCGAATTTTAGGCCATACCTCCTCCATTGGTGCAGTAGAGGTTTCATCCTCTGATGGAAGTGCCACCTCTAGAGTCTGACCGTAGCGCACATACACTTCATCGTCCTTTAGCAAGTCA comes from the Anopheles coluzzii chromosome 2, AcolN3, whole genome shotgun sequence genome and includes:
- the LOC120950568 gene encoding acyl-CoA Delta-9 desaturase-like, with the protein product MGADSQTKTILCAKTPELIETAIADRKPEQSQTDPHHRAPTAESLAAELSQSDSTLSGVQFEKALQTCSNVVHEAEVDRKLKEIGAATPILPSEIGTDFNFKREIVWKNVVGFLLLHICGWVGLHLAFWRYCDYRTTLYTLWLMYASGQGVTMGAHRLWSHRAFKAKLWLRIILLWMHTLAGQNCLYVWVRDHRQHHKFSDTDADPHNANRGFFFSHIGWLLSKKHPKVIEYGKKIDMSDLEADPLIMFQKDHYKLLYTIFALFGPTAIPVYFWGENPWYALFVAFFFRTVLSLNATWSVNSAAHMFGTRPYDKTMWPVENMFVSFVAVGEGWHNYHHAFPWDYRASEYGTPLNLTGTLIDLLAKFGAVYDRKTATPNMVKNRVMRTGDKSHHTYGTDEGRSAFTTLWNIWKHPSNPTYNSIYTPKPKILQSDGYALIPDELKQSERDEDILSKENEELMRRQKEEENRTTEANQIYNKLSKYIKEQQQSVPESVDELLLQQSNNNVDKTGHPMQGKAALNVVDCNDNALVKRKVTVDAASSTTSH